In Panthera leo isolate Ple1 chromosome F3, P.leo_Ple1_pat1.1, whole genome shotgun sequence, one genomic interval encodes:
- the LHX9 gene encoding LIM/homeobox protein Lhx9 isoform X1, translated as MEIVGCRAEDNSCPFRPPAMLFHGISGGHIQGIMEEMERRSKTEARLAKGAQLNGRDAGMPPLSPEKPALCAGCGGKISDRYYLLAVDKQWHLRCLKCCECKLALESELTCFAKDGSIYCKEDYYRRFSVQRCARCHLGISASEMVMRARDSVYHLSCFTCSTCNKTLTTGDHFGMKDSLVYCRAHFETLLQGEYTPQLSYTELAAKSGGLALPYFNGTGTVQKGRPRKRKSPALGVDIVNYNSGCNENEADHLDRDQQPYPPSQKTKRMRTSFKHHQLRTMKSYFAINHNPDAKDLKQLAQKTGLTKRVLQVWFQNARAKFRRNLLRQENGGVDKADGTSLPAPPSADSGALTPPGTATTLTDLTNPTITVVTSVTSNMDSHESGSPSQTTLTNLF; from the exons ATGGAAATAGTGGGGTGCCGAGCAGAAGACAACTCGTGTCCTTTCCGTCCCCCAGCCATGCTCTTCCACGGGATCTCCGGAGGCCACATCCAAGGTATCATGGAGGAGATGGAGCGCAGATCTAAGACCGAGGCCCGCCTGGCCAAAGGCGCTCAGCTCAACGGCCGCGACGCG GGCATGCCCCCGCTGAGCCCCGAGAAGCCCGCTCTCTGCGCCGGCTGCGGGGGCAAGATTTCGGACAGGTACTACCTGCTGGCTGTGGACAAACAGTGGCACCTGAGGTGCCTGAAGTGCTGTGAATGTAAGCTGGCCCTCGAGTCGGAGCTCACCTGCTTCGCCAAGGACGGTAGCATTTACTGCAAGGAGGATTACTACAG AAGGTTCTCTGTGCAGAGATGTGCCCGCTGCCACCTTGGCATCTCCGCCTCCGAGATGGTCATGCGCGCCCGAGACTCAGTCTACCACCTGAGCTGTTTCACCTGCTCCACTTGCAACAAGACCCTGACCACGGGCGACCATTTTGGCATGAAGGACAGCCTGGTGTACTGCCGCGCCCACTTCGAGACCCTCTTGCAAGGGGAGTACACACCGCAGCTGAGCTACACCGAGCTGGCGGCCAAGAGCGGCGGCTTGGCCCTGCCTTACTTCAACGGCACTGGCACCGTGCAGAAAGGGCGGCCCCGGAAGCGGAAGAGCCCAGCGCTGGGAGTGGACATCGTCAATTACAACTCAG GTTGTAACGAGAACGAGGCAGACCACTTGGACCGGGATCAGCAGCCTTACCCACCCTCACAGAAGACCAAGCGCATGCGCACCTCCTTCAAGCACCACCAGCTCCGGACCATGAAATCCTACTTTGCCATCAACCACAACCCGGATGCCAAGGACCTCAAGCAGCTTGCTCAGAAAACAGGCCTCACCAAAAGAGTTTTGCAG GTTTGGTTCCAAAACGCACGAGCCAAATTCAGAAGGAACCTTTTGCGGCAGGAGAATGGGGGTGTTGATAAAGCTGATGGCACGTCGCTTCCGGCCCCGCCCTCAGCAGACAGCGGCGCTCTCACTCCACCCGGCACAGCGACCACTTTAACAGACCTGACCAATCCCACTATCACTGTAGTGACATCCGTGACCTCTAACATGGACAGCCACGAATCCGGAAGCCCCTCACAAACTACCTTAACGAACCTTTTCTaa
- the LHX9 gene encoding LIM/homeobox protein Lhx9 isoform X2 codes for MEIVGCRAEDNSCPFRPPAMLFHGISGGHIQGIMEEMERRSKTEARLAKGAQLNGRDAGMPPLSPEKPALCAGCGGKISDRYYLLAVDKQWHLRCLKCCECKLALESELTCFAKDGSIYCKEDYYRRFSVQRCARCHLGISASEMVMRARDSVYHLSCFTCSTCNKTLTTGDHFGMKDSLVYCRAHFETLLQGEYTPQLSYTELAAKSGGLALPYFNGTGTVQKGRPRKRKSPALGVDIVNYNSGCNENEADHLDRDQQPYPPSQKTKRMRTSFKHHQLRTMKSYFAINHNPDAKDLKQLAQKTGLTKRVLQGEQILGHYSQTSRRLKIP; via the exons ATGGAAATAGTGGGGTGCCGAGCAGAAGACAACTCGTGTCCTTTCCGTCCCCCAGCCATGCTCTTCCACGGGATCTCCGGAGGCCACATCCAAGGTATCATGGAGGAGATGGAGCGCAGATCTAAGACCGAGGCCCGCCTGGCCAAAGGCGCTCAGCTCAACGGCCGCGACGCG GGCATGCCCCCGCTGAGCCCCGAGAAGCCCGCTCTCTGCGCCGGCTGCGGGGGCAAGATTTCGGACAGGTACTACCTGCTGGCTGTGGACAAACAGTGGCACCTGAGGTGCCTGAAGTGCTGTGAATGTAAGCTGGCCCTCGAGTCGGAGCTCACCTGCTTCGCCAAGGACGGTAGCATTTACTGCAAGGAGGATTACTACAG AAGGTTCTCTGTGCAGAGATGTGCCCGCTGCCACCTTGGCATCTCCGCCTCCGAGATGGTCATGCGCGCCCGAGACTCAGTCTACCACCTGAGCTGTTTCACCTGCTCCACTTGCAACAAGACCCTGACCACGGGCGACCATTTTGGCATGAAGGACAGCCTGGTGTACTGCCGCGCCCACTTCGAGACCCTCTTGCAAGGGGAGTACACACCGCAGCTGAGCTACACCGAGCTGGCGGCCAAGAGCGGCGGCTTGGCCCTGCCTTACTTCAACGGCACTGGCACCGTGCAGAAAGGGCGGCCCCGGAAGCGGAAGAGCCCAGCGCTGGGAGTGGACATCGTCAATTACAACTCAG GTTGTAACGAGAACGAGGCAGACCACTTGGACCGGGATCAGCAGCCTTACCCACCCTCACAGAAGACCAAGCGCATGCGCACCTCCTTCAAGCACCACCAGCTCCGGACCATGAAATCCTACTTTGCCATCAACCACAACCCGGATGCCAAGGACCTCAAGCAGCTTGCTCAGAAAACAGGCCTCACCAAAAGAGTTTTGCAG GGAGAACAAATCTTGGGGCATTACAGCCAAACATCCCGACGTTTGAAAATTCCCTAA